CGTGATAAGGGTCTTGCCCTAGAATAACGATTTTCACAGAGGCTAAAGGCGTCAGCTCAAAAGCGCGAAACCAATGTGATGAGTGCGGGTAGATAACTTTCTTGGCTGATTTTTCTTGGGCCAAAAATGTTTTCAGGGCTGACATATAGTCAGCCTGAAACTCTTGCCCAAGCCATTGATTCCAATCGTCGGGTAGCGGGTTAGCCATATTACTTCTTCAGTTGGTCCGCCAGCGGCTCAACATAAGCAATGCCCATATCCCAAGGGAATTGGATCCAACACTGCTGGGCCACTTCGGTAAGATATTGGTCAACCAGAGGGCGCCCTTCTGGTTTGGCATACATTGTCACAAAATGCGCCTTAGGCAGCATTTCACGAACGGCTCGGGCGGTTTTACCGGTATCCACCAAGTCATCTACCAGCAGCCAACCATCACCATCATGATCAACGCCCTTCATGATGTCTAAACCGCCTTGGTCCATATGATCATAGCTTTTGATACAAACGGTATCGATCAAGCGAATATTGAGCTCACGAGCGATAAGCGCCGCAGGTATTAATCCACCACGGGTAATCGCGACGATACCTTTGAAGTCTCGCTCAATTAGCTGATGACAAAGTTGACGCACATCGCGGTGCAGTTGATCCCAGGAAATGGTGAAGTGCTGATGATAGCGTTCGCTGCTCATAAAAGGCGTTACTCGTCTTCGGTGAATGAACATACCGCGAATACGCTATAACCAGCATCGCGAATTTTCTGGGAACCGCCTAGCTCAGGCAAGTCAATAATGGTTGCAGTTTCTACCACGTGCCCACCGGAGCGTTGAATCAGATTCGCAGCTGCCAGCATGGTGCCGCCGGTGGCAATCAAATCGTCCATCAGCAGGATACGATCATTTTTCTGGAAAGCATCAGAATGAAGCTCAACTTCGGAATGACCGTACTCAAGCGTATAGGTCTCACTGATTGTCTTGAACGGCAGCTTGCCTTTTTTGCGAACAGGAACAAAGCTGCAGCCTAACTCGTAGGCCAACGGTGCACCAATAATGAAGCCACGGGCGTCGATAGCCGCGATGGCATCTAAGTTCATTTCCTGGTAGCGGTGCACAAAGCTATCAATCAGCTTACGAAAGGCAGCACTATT
This genomic window from Halomonas sp. TD01 contains:
- the gpt gene encoding xanthine phosphoribosyltransferase, which gives rise to MSSERYHQHFTISWDQLHRDVRQLCHQLIERDFKGIVAITRGGLIPAALIARELNIRLIDTVCIKSYDHMDQGGLDIMKGVDHDGDGWLLVDDLVDTGKTARAVREMLPKAHFVTMYAKPEGRPLVDQYLTEVAQQCWIQFPWDMGIAYVEPLADQLKK
- a CDS encoding adenine phosphoribosyltransferase; amino-acid sequence: MSIYGDYIKSVIRTVPDWPDQGVNFRDITPLLQNSAAFRKLIDSFVHRYQEMNLDAIAAIDARGFIIGAPLAYELGCSFVPVRKKGKLPFKTISETYTLEYGHSEVELHSDAFQKNDRILLMDDLIATGGTMLAAANLIQRSGGHVVETATIIDLPELGGSQKIRDAGYSVFAVCSFTEDE